A section of the Veillonella criceti genome encodes:
- a CDS encoding hemolysin family protein, whose translation MIRIDTPLEAGLLIIGLAAFCLLMINILVLAKFSFARLSEEHLDDMEDLSEEAKTFLRKLYQRPERFINTTQFLILFFIVLLASVGSTLIAPYIDVWEQQLGLDNEWLTSLFDIIVLALFALIILTFGEIIPKALGLSFPIRYVRWTSKFVVAFGAIATPFVLIAQYVSAILLKSFGTLYKNELDLVHTEEEIRMMVNRSHLEGQLDQVEGELIDNVFDFVERMAREVMIPRQDVDCIFVEDDFEDTLKSISATSHTRYPLCMEDKDHVIGLVHIKDLMEQKEKARKDLRLVRRDILTIPEVMKLSVLLQYMRTRRIYQAVVVDEYGGMVGLVCLEDIIEELVGDIKDEHETDLPAVMINEDGTFDFDGKVLVDEVEYAMRVDFNDPEEDTIGGYIFGILERTPVVGDTVEAEGYIFTVTEMQGYRIARLKATPAPPKEEDTSAEEEPT comes from the coding sequence ATGATTCGTATCGATACCCCCCTTGAGGCTGGCTTATTAATAATTGGGCTAGCCGCATTCTGCTTATTGATGATTAATATTTTAGTGTTAGCAAAATTTTCTTTTGCTCGTCTTAGTGAAGAACATCTGGATGATATGGAGGATTTAAGCGAAGAGGCGAAAACTTTTTTGCGTAAATTATATCAACGACCGGAACGCTTTATTAATACAACTCAGTTTTTAATTCTTTTTTTTATTGTTCTCCTAGCTAGTGTAGGCAGCACGTTGATTGCTCCTTATATTGATGTATGGGAACAACAATTAGGCCTTGATAATGAATGGCTTACGAGTTTATTTGATATTATCGTATTAGCCTTATTTGCTTTGATTATTTTGACCTTTGGTGAAATTATTCCTAAAGCGCTTGGTTTATCATTTCCAATTCGTTATGTACGTTGGACATCTAAATTTGTTGTTGCCTTTGGGGCCATTGCTACGCCTTTTGTGTTAATTGCTCAATATGTAAGTGCTATTTTACTGAAAAGTTTTGGCACGCTTTATAAAAATGAACTCGATTTAGTTCATACGGAAGAAGAAATTCGTATGATGGTTAATCGAAGTCATTTGGAGGGGCAATTAGACCAAGTAGAAGGGGAACTCATTGACAATGTGTTTGACTTCGTAGAGCGGATGGCGCGCGAAGTAATGATTCCACGTCAGGATGTAGACTGTATCTTTGTAGAAGATGATTTTGAGGATACGTTAAAAAGTATTTCAGCAACGAGTCATACAAGATATCCGCTATGTATGGAAGATAAAGACCATGTTATTGGATTGGTTCACATTAAAGATTTGATGGAACAAAAAGAAAAGGCGCGTAAGGATTTACGTCTTGTTCGTCGTGATATTTTAACCATTCCAGAAGTTATGAAATTGTCTGTTTTACTTCAGTATATGCGGACCCGTCGAATTTATCAGGCCGTGGTTGTTGATGAATACGGTGGTATGGTAGGACTGGTATGTCTGGAAGATATTATTGAAGAACTTGTTGGTGATATTAAAGATGAGCATGAAACTGATTTACCAGCTGTTATGATCAATGAAGATGGTACATTTGATTTCGATGGTAAGGTATTGGTAGATGAAGTAGAATATGCTATGCGTGTTGATTTTAATGATCCAGAAGAAGATACAATTGGTGGTTATATTTTTGGTATTTTAGAGCGAACTCCTGTAGTGGGGGATACCGTTGAAGCCGAAGGATACATATTTACCGTTACTGAAATGCAAGGCTACCGGATTGCGCGCTTAAAAGCAACACCGGCACCGCCGAAGGAAGAGGATACATCAGCTGAGGAAGAGCCAACATGA
- the era gene encoding GTPase Era has protein sequence MNKDKHFKSGFVAVVGRPNVGKSTLINALIGDKIVIVSDKAQTTRNRIVCVYMDEKKQIVFMDTPGIHKPKHKLGEFMVKAAVDSLKEVEAVLFLVAGNEKRGPGDNFIIEQLKNVNVPVFLVINKIDTLSKEDILAVIVEYQNLYPFEGIIPISALEKDNIQEVLQVLEQVLPEGPQYFPEDMITDQPERLIIADIVREKILLKTREEIPHAIAVDVDEMKQRTDGTTYIRATIYCERDSQKGIIIGKKGSMLRELGAEARTDVERLLATKVYLDLWVKVKKDWRNKSGMLSEFGYE, from the coding sequence ATGAATAAAGATAAACACTTTAAATCTGGATTTGTAGCCGTTGTTGGTCGTCCAAATGTGGGAAAATCGACATTAATTAATGCGCTTATTGGTGATAAGATTGTTATTGTTTCAGATAAAGCACAGACAACGCGTAATCGTATTGTTTGTGTATATATGGATGAAAAAAAACAAATCGTATTCATGGATACTCCAGGTATTCATAAACCAAAACATAAATTAGGGGAATTTATGGTAAAAGCAGCAGTGGATTCTTTAAAAGAAGTAGAAGCTGTTTTATTCTTAGTAGCTGGTAATGAAAAACGTGGACCAGGCGACAATTTTATTATTGAACAGCTTAAAAATGTGAATGTTCCTGTATTTTTAGTTATTAATAAGATTGACACATTATCCAAAGAAGACATTTTAGCAGTGATTGTAGAATACCAAAATTTATATCCCTTTGAAGGGATTATTCCTATTTCTGCTTTGGAAAAAGATAATATTCAGGAAGTTCTTCAAGTATTGGAGCAGGTATTGCCAGAAGGTCCTCAGTACTTCCCAGAAGATATGATTACTGATCAACCAGAACGGCTGATTATAGCCGATATTGTGCGTGAAAAAATTCTTCTCAAAACGAGAGAAGAGATTCCTCATGCTATAGCTGTAGATGTGGATGAAATGAAGCAACGTACTGATGGCACAACTTATATCCGAGCAACTATCTATTGCGAACGAGACTCTCAAAAGGGTATAATAATCGGTAAAAAAGGAAGTATGCTTCGCGAATTAGGTGCAGAAGCACGAACGGATGTGGAACGCTTATTAGCAACTAAGGTGTATCTTGATTTATGGGTAAAAGTGAAGAAAGATTGGCGTAATAAGTCTGGTATGCTTTCTGAATTTGGTTATGAATAA
- a CDS encoding TIGR01212 family radical SAM protein (This family includes YhcC from E. coli K-12, an uncharacterized radical SAM protein.) gives MSDTTKPKRYRPISTFLREKYGEKVYKLPVALPLTCPNRDGSAGVGGCVFCGEIGAGYENLPASMTVQEQLHKNIAHIAPKYKAYKYIPYYQNFSNTYLEPERFKAYMEAGCIDSTVGLAIATRPDCINDTYLDILQDIKERYGVDIYLEYGLQSVNYHTLEKINRGHGMAEFIDAVLRTKRYGFSVCAHMIVNLPWDTMTDTVEGARMLTALGVDQVKLHALYIVKNTLMANWYEAGEFSLISADEYIERVIAFLRHLDKDIVLQRLVGRAPEENTLFTNWSMGWWRIQEEIERRMEERDVRQGDLCNYLNGSAVRKFLK, from the coding sequence ATGAGTGATACAACGAAACCAAAACGGTATCGACCAATCTCGACATTTTTAAGAGAAAAATATGGTGAAAAAGTATATAAATTGCCAGTTGCGTTACCGTTGACTTGTCCAAATCGGGATGGCTCAGCGGGTGTGGGCGGTTGTGTGTTTTGTGGTGAAATTGGGGCTGGTTATGAAAATTTACCAGCGTCCATGACTGTACAAGAGCAGTTACATAAAAACATTGCCCATATTGCCCCTAAGTATAAGGCCTATAAATACATTCCCTATTATCAAAATTTTAGTAATACCTATTTAGAGCCGGAACGTTTTAAAGCTTATATGGAAGCTGGTTGTATTGATAGTACAGTAGGGCTGGCTATTGCTACACGACCAGATTGTATTAATGATACGTATCTAGACATATTGCAAGATATTAAAGAACGATATGGTGTAGATATTTATTTAGAATATGGCTTGCAGTCAGTCAATTATCATACGCTGGAGAAAATAAATCGTGGCCATGGCATGGCTGAATTTATCGATGCGGTTTTACGGACTAAACGGTATGGTTTTAGTGTATGTGCCCATATGATTGTCAATCTTCCTTGGGATACGATGACAGATACGGTTGAAGGGGCTCGTATGTTGACTGCTTTAGGCGTTGACCAAGTTAAATTACATGCCCTTTATATTGTTAAAAATACCCTTATGGCTAACTGGTATGAAGCTGGAGAATTTTCACTCATTAGTGCTGACGAGTACATTGAACGAGTTATCGCTTTTTTGCGCCATTTAGATAAGGATATTGTACTCCAGCGTTTAGTGGGACGAGCACCAGAAGAAAATACCTTGTTTACTAATTGGTCTATGGGCTGGTGGCGGATTCAAGAAGAAATAGAACGACGCATGGAAGAACGAGATGTGCGTCAAGGTGATTTATGTAATTACTTAAATGGCTCAGCAGTGCGCAAATTTTTAAAGTAA
- a CDS encoding histidine phosphatase family protein — MATIYLIRHGESAANAGLKTEATDLIPLTPLGHEQARTVPSRLPNTLDYIIHSTYLRTKETAQPTIQVHPQTAVEEWALVREFTYLDPSLCVGTTMEERRPLVDDFWGRLDPNLQVSPEVESFGQFITRVKLAHKKLEERFASTEAVVALFTHALFMKAFFQVLEQPTAPASKLMAEFFDCPVIHNCDILTYNLP, encoded by the coding sequence ATGGCAACGATTTATTTAATTCGTCATGGGGAGAGTGCTGCTAATGCGGGGCTTAAAACGGAGGCAACAGATTTGATTCCTTTGACCCCGCTTGGTCATGAGCAGGCCCGAACAGTGCCTAGTCGGTTACCTAATACATTGGACTATATTATTCATTCTACATATTTACGTACGAAAGAGACGGCACAACCTACCATACAGGTGCATCCACAAACTGCAGTAGAGGAGTGGGCGTTAGTTCGAGAATTCACATATTTAGACCCTAGCCTTTGTGTAGGCACTACAATGGAGGAGCGACGACCTTTAGTGGACGATTTTTGGGGACGGTTGGATCCGAATTTACAAGTAAGCCCTGAAGTAGAGTCTTTTGGTCAGTTTATTACGCGTGTTAAGTTAGCTCATAAAAAATTGGAAGAACGATTTGCTAGTACAGAGGCTGTAGTAGCGCTTTTTACACACGCACTGTTTATGAAGGCTTTTTTTCAAGTGTTGGAACAGCCAACAGCGCCAGCTAGTAAATTGATGGCTGAATTCTTTGATTGTCCAGTCATTCATAACTGTGATATTTTGACATACAACTTACCGTAA
- the ybeY gene encoding rRNA maturation RNase YbeY, which translates to MEVTISYAEGMTTEAAYEEIILKVCAEVSRVYGLGEEEELSVLLCDNEYIHTLNKTYRGIDRPTDVLSFALNEGEEEDSEEESHLLGDLIISLERTAEQAEEYGHPFERELAYLTVHGCLHILGYDHMTDADKKEMRQEEEFVLGNLGYVREDAPYNE; encoded by the coding sequence GTGGAAGTAACAATTAGTTATGCAGAAGGCATGACGACTGAGGCGGCTTACGAAGAAATTATTCTTAAAGTATGTGCTGAAGTAAGTAGAGTCTATGGTCTTGGTGAAGAAGAAGAATTAAGCGTTCTATTGTGTGATAATGAATACATTCATACACTAAATAAAACCTATCGAGGAATTGATCGGCCTACAGATGTGCTTTCTTTTGCCCTTAATGAAGGGGAGGAAGAGGATAGTGAAGAAGAATCCCATTTATTGGGGGATTTAATTATTTCATTAGAACGGACAGCTGAACAAGCGGAAGAATATGGACATCCGTTTGAACGAGAACTGGCGTATTTAACAGTCCATGGTTGTTTGCATATTTTAGGATATGACCATATGACTGATGCTGATAAAAAAGAAATGCGCCAAGAAGAAGAATTTGTATTAGGTAATTTAGGCTATGTGCGGGAGGATGCACCATATAATGAATAA
- a CDS encoding PhoH family protein, producing MTERTFTFPRYEMAGPILGLQERHLKIMVEELPCQVVSRGDTLQLKGDDEIVNQFWRVLEELVFLYNESSAITEQQIRMAVKMVKSGKADLLHTMFEDTINVTIKGRMITPKTEGQKIYVDSIRRNTITFGIGPAGTGKTFLAVALAAFYLKNRDVERIILTRPAVEAGEKLGYLPGDLKEKVDPYLRPLYDALNDMFGLEQVDRFMMKGIIEVAPLAYMRGRTLENAFIILDEAQNTTPEQMKMFLTRLGNNSKMVINGDRTQVDLPGRMISGLIEAEKVLKGLAGISMVHFTDEDVVRHDLVSKIIRAYERYEGIKSSRDIAKEAAKV from the coding sequence ATGACGGAACGAACATTTACGTTTCCACGGTATGAAATGGCAGGCCCTATTTTAGGCTTGCAAGAGCGTCATTTAAAAATTATGGTTGAAGAATTGCCGTGCCAAGTAGTGAGTCGCGGTGATACGTTGCAGCTTAAAGGGGATGACGAAATTGTTAATCAATTTTGGCGTGTTCTTGAAGAATTAGTTTTTTTATATAATGAAAGTAGTGCGATTACGGAACAACAAATTCGTATGGCCGTAAAAATGGTAAAAAGTGGCAAAGCTGATTTGTTGCATACTATGTTTGAAGATACCATCAATGTAACTATTAAGGGGCGTATGATTACACCTAAAACAGAAGGTCAGAAAATATATGTTGATAGTATCCGTCGTAATACGATTACTTTTGGCATAGGGCCAGCGGGTACGGGTAAAACATTCTTGGCTGTTGCATTAGCAGCCTTTTATCTAAAAAATCGTGATGTAGAGCGTATTATTTTAACACGTCCTGCTGTAGAAGCTGGTGAAAAGTTAGGTTATTTACCAGGTGACTTAAAAGAAAAAGTAGATCCTTATTTAAGACCTTTATACGATGCGCTCAATGATATGTTTGGGTTAGAGCAAGTGGATCGCTTTATGATGAAAGGAATCATCGAAGTGGCGCCACTAGCTTATATGCGTGGTCGTACACTAGAAAATGCCTTTATTATTCTTGATGAAGCACAGAATACTACCCCAGAGCAGATGAAAATGTTCCTTACTCGCTTAGGCAATAATTCTAAAATGGTTATAAATGGTGACCGTACACAGGTAGACTTACCAGGGCGTATGATTTCTGGCCTTATTGAAGCGGAAAAGGTATTAAAGGGCTTAGCCGGTATTTCGATGGTGCATTTTACTGATGAAGATGTTGTGCGTCATGATTTAGTAAGTAAGATTATTCGTGCTTATGAACGGTATGAAGGGATAAAATCGAGTCGCGATATTGCCAAAGAAGCGGCAAAAGTATAA
- the recO gene encoding DNA repair protein RecO, translating into MSTAKLTINCEAIVLYRRKRKIYSIVTFLTKQRGIIHCSIPQRRWQSLKNVGYLQPFSKVYITLSPNGEYYELQQIDGVYLIRSIESDLDSICYAAFGGELISTAFAQEEVDLTLYELVVRFSQLIQTKPVPLAVILLGWQLLSIAGFIPSAKAYQQTDGVARFVSEFKGSTGFNLSHQAQAALGEILNYNWQPELVVQLPRSLWQELERGLFAYATIQLGQELTSLRFLHDMKAKAF; encoded by the coding sequence ATGAGCACTGCGAAGTTAACGATTAATTGTGAGGCCATTGTACTGTATCGGCGAAAACGTAAGATCTATTCAATCGTTACATTTTTGACAAAACAACGAGGTATTATTCACTGTTCTATACCACAACGCCGCTGGCAAAGTTTAAAAAATGTGGGTTATTTACAGCCGTTTAGTAAGGTGTATATTACCTTGAGCCCTAATGGTGAATATTATGAATTACAGCAGATTGATGGGGTCTATTTAATTCGGTCTATTGAAAGTGATTTAGATAGCATTTGTTATGCGGCTTTTGGTGGAGAATTAATTAGCACGGCGTTTGCACAAGAGGAAGTTGATTTGACTTTATATGAGTTGGTAGTTCGCTTTTCTCAATTGATTCAAACTAAGCCAGTGCCATTGGCTGTTATTTTATTAGGGTGGCAATTATTGAGTATTGCTGGCTTTATACCCTCAGCTAAAGCATATCAACAAACAGATGGGGTAGCTCGTTTTGTATCAGAATTTAAAGGCAGTACAGGATTTAATTTATCCCATCAAGCACAGGCTGCATTAGGTGAGATTTTAAATTATAATTGGCAGCCAGAATTAGTCGTACAACTTCCACGGTCCTTGTGGCAAGAATTAGAGCGTGGGTTGTTTGCTTATGCAACTATACAATTAGGGCAAGAATTGACATCTTTACGCTTTTTACATGACATGAAGGCAAAAGCATTTTAA
- a CDS encoding MFS transporter produces MQNEVSLTQDPIEPSIFQKGREYLPAICHMVNDTAQGSLPALLPLFITNYGLTYEEVAIIIFFNTALASVAQPFFGYLADKRTFWPSVPMGIMICCLSITAIGFVSSYESIILCSLIAGFGSALFHPEAARWVNALSGQKKGKIMGYFSVGGQAGFAVGPILASTAYIWGPHSLVIFAAMGALLVTFYLLAKPYKLVTARQKQTKQSQTIINQNDWRSFNILFIIIAARSIIFSVLNTFIPIYWITQLGQNTASANFALSAFFICGVIVTLIGGTLADRIGFVKVIRYCYVLLVPIMLAFTLSDIYWLSMLLLLPLSFGVFSQYSPIVILGQQYLAKNIGFASGITLGLGITLGGIITPLIGKLADMYDLQTAWLTLNPICWLALLATFLITDLPRFKLKNKE; encoded by the coding sequence ATGCAAAACGAAGTTAGTCTTACTCAAGACCCAATAGAACCAAGTATTTTTCAAAAAGGTCGTGAATATTTACCGGCTATCTGCCATATGGTTAATGATACAGCACAAGGATCATTACCAGCCCTTTTACCTTTATTTATTACTAATTACGGTTTAACCTATGAAGAAGTAGCTATCATTATATTTTTTAATACAGCGTTGGCTTCCGTTGCCCAACCTTTCTTTGGCTATTTAGCTGATAAGCGGACGTTTTGGCCCAGTGTTCCTATGGGTATCATGATTTGTTGCCTTAGTATTACTGCTATTGGCTTTGTAAGTAGTTACGAAAGTATTATATTATGCTCATTGATTGCTGGCTTTGGTTCAGCTTTATTTCACCCTGAAGCAGCGCGTTGGGTAAATGCTCTATCTGGTCAGAAAAAAGGAAAGATTATGGGTTATTTCTCGGTTGGTGGTCAAGCCGGTTTCGCAGTTGGCCCAATATTAGCCAGTACAGCCTACATATGGGGCCCTCATAGTCTAGTTATCTTTGCCGCCATGGGCGCACTTTTAGTGACATTTTATTTATTAGCTAAACCTTATAAATTAGTAACCGCACGCCAGAAACAAACAAAACAATCACAAACTATAATCAATCAAAATGATTGGCGCAGTTTTAATATATTATTTATTATTATTGCCGCTCGTTCGATTATATTTTCTGTATTAAATACCTTTATACCTATTTATTGGATTACTCAACTTGGTCAAAATACCGCTTCAGCCAACTTCGCCTTATCAGCCTTTTTCATCTGTGGCGTTATCGTCACACTCATTGGTGGCACACTGGCTGACCGTATTGGCTTTGTTAAAGTCATTCGTTATTGCTATGTATTATTAGTCCCTATCATGCTAGCCTTTACCCTTAGTGATATCTATTGGTTATCTATGTTACTCTTATTACCTTTAAGCTTTGGCGTCTTTTCACAATATAGCCCTATTGTTATTTTAGGCCAACAATACTTAGCTAAAAACATTGGCTTTGCTTCTGGCATTACTTTAGGGCTTGGCATTACCTTAGGTGGTATCATAACACCATTAATTGGTAAACTAGCTGATATGTATGATTTACAAACAGCTTGGCTGACACTTAATCCCATTTGTTGGCTTGCTTTATTAGCTACTTTTTTAATTACAGATTTACCTCGTTTTAAACTTAAAAATAAAGAGTAA
- a CDS encoding B12-binding domain-containing radical SAM protein, with the protein MKVVLSTLNSKFIHSSLALRYLRAYGRTRGQAYDIVEYTINMPVLDIISDLTEHEADIVGFACYIWNIDMTLHVASLLKAVKPEIKIVLGGPEVSYTARRILESHDYIDFIVQGEGEEVFAELVARLDKKESPFKPEITGILGRQRIGETLEQPINYSANTQIEEAEITKIVGSETVAEVADLGTIPFPYDESDMVDLEHKIIYYESSRGCPFSCQYCLSGNANTVRFFPQERTFKELKWFVDHKVKQVKFVDRTFNCAKHHHLPLMQWMHDVATNTNFHLEMEPVLMGDEEVALLSSAPKGRMQIEVGVQSTNPATLQAIRRYNNWDHICKVIAPVIKAGRTHVHMDLIVGLPHEPYERFAQSFNDVFSLTPHALQIGFLKLLQGSGLERSNEFSYVYDPKAPYEVLSTHVMPYEDIRFLKHFEDVFERFYNSERLRTVFGYLGQRLIREKSSAFHYFEALTKAWLQQDLHQRKLNDRDQMAFLHVYFEKQGDVVSQELLEYDCLVSFGGKVRGDELGLPKQTKELLQAGEAFWREETLVRQYIPTYRFVEWRRIRQDYCEHTVSLETAHILGALDNQTLETYQKEGLSKVTLIIDVKQRQRPFVRPEVVAN; encoded by the coding sequence ATGAAAGTTGTATTAAGTACTTTAAATTCAAAATTTATACATTCGTCTTTAGCATTGCGTTATTTGCGTGCTTATGGGCGTACCCGTGGACAGGCATACGATATAGTGGAATACACTATTAATATGCCTGTTTTAGATATTATTAGTGATTTGACGGAGCATGAAGCTGATATTGTTGGCTTTGCCTGTTATATTTGGAACATTGATATGACGCTTCATGTAGCTTCACTTTTAAAAGCGGTAAAACCAGAAATAAAAATTGTTTTAGGTGGGCCTGAAGTATCCTATACGGCGCGCCGGATATTAGAAAGTCATGACTATATTGACTTCATCGTGCAAGGTGAAGGTGAAGAAGTGTTTGCGGAACTTGTGGCGCGTTTAGACAAGAAGGAATCACCTTTTAAGCCTGAAATCACAGGTATACTGGGGCGCCAGAGGATTGGTGAAACATTAGAACAACCGATAAATTATTCAGCTAATACTCAGATAGAGGAAGCTGAAATCACCAAAATCGTTGGCTCTGAAACAGTAGCCGAAGTGGCTGACCTAGGGACAATTCCGTTTCCTTATGATGAATCAGATATGGTCGATTTAGAACATAAGATTATTTATTATGAATCGTCGCGAGGCTGTCCATTCTCCTGCCAATATTGTTTATCTGGTAATGCCAATACAGTTCGTTTCTTTCCGCAAGAACGGACGTTTAAAGAACTTAAGTGGTTTGTGGATCATAAGGTGAAACAAGTTAAATTTGTAGATCGCACTTTTAATTGTGCCAAACATCATCATTTACCATTAATGCAGTGGATGCATGATGTGGCTACAAATACGAATTTTCATTTAGAAATGGAGCCAGTGCTCATGGGTGATGAGGAAGTGGCTCTACTTAGTTCAGCACCGAAAGGTCGCATGCAAATAGAAGTAGGCGTGCAGAGTACAAATCCTGCTACACTGCAGGCGATTCGCCGATATAATAATTGGGATCATATTTGTAAGGTGATTGCGCCTGTTATTAAAGCAGGGCGAACTCATGTACATATGGACTTAATAGTTGGTTTACCACATGAACCTTATGAGCGTTTTGCACAGTCTTTTAATGATGTATTTAGTTTAACACCGCATGCTTTGCAGATAGGCTTTTTGAAGTTATTACAAGGATCTGGCTTAGAACGAAGTAATGAATTTAGTTATGTGTATGACCCGAAAGCACCGTATGAAGTGTTGTCTACTCATGTGATGCCCTATGAGGATATTCGCTTTTTAAAACATTTTGAAGATGTATTTGAGCGTTTTTATAATAGTGAACGACTTCGTACTGTATTTGGTTATTTAGGACAGCGCCTAATCCGTGAAAAGTCGAGTGCTTTTCATTATTTTGAAGCGTTGACTAAGGCCTGGCTTCAGCAAGATTTACATCAACGCAAGTTAAATGATCGTGATCAAATGGCCTTTTTACATGTTTATTTTGAAAAACAAGGTGATGTGGTTAGTCAAGAACTATTAGAATATGATTGTTTGGTTAGTTTTGGTGGCAAGGTGCGAGGCGATGAATTGGGCTTGCCTAAACAGACTAAGGAATTATTACAAGCAGGGGAAGCATTTTGGCGTGAAGAAACGTTAGTGCGCCAATATATACCAACGTATCGCTTTGTGGAATGGCGACGTATTCGTCAAGATTATTGTGAACATACGGTTAGTTTAGAAACAGCTCATATTTTGGGGGCTCTTGATAATCAGACCTTAGAGACGTATCAAAAAGAAGGTCTTTCAAAAGTAACTTTGATTATAGATGTGAAACAACGGCAGCGGCCGTTTGTAAGACCGGAGGTAGTGGCTAATTAA